One region of Salinirubrum litoreum genomic DNA includes:
- a CDS encoding class I SAM-dependent methyltransferase: MVDKQAVQRGYDELAEQYDGWRERGGRGVDLLDDVLGALSPDARLLDAGCGGGQPVLARASETTDAVGLDFSGEQLRLAGEHAPTADRVQGDMTALPFAADSFDAVVAYWSVIHVPLADHQTVVDEFARVLRPGGRLLLCEGTTEWVGENPDWFDSGTGMAWEIAGAEATDRQLLSAGFAVTDRWGLPESLSDDADAVGENDDADAANEAESSDDPWTFFAARLPE, encoded by the coding sequence ATGGTCGACAAGCAGGCGGTCCAGCGAGGGTACGACGAACTGGCCGAGCAGTACGATGGCTGGCGCGAACGCGGCGGGCGGGGAGTCGACCTGCTGGACGACGTGCTAGGCGCGCTGTCACCGGACGCGCGGCTGCTCGACGCGGGCTGTGGCGGCGGGCAACCGGTGCTCGCGCGTGCAAGCGAGACGACCGACGCGGTCGGACTGGACTTCTCGGGTGAACAGCTCCGACTCGCCGGCGAGCACGCCCCCACGGCCGACCGGGTGCAGGGTGACATGACCGCGTTGCCGTTTGCGGCCGACAGTTTCGACGCGGTGGTCGCCTACTGGTCGGTGATCCACGTGCCACTGGCCGACCACCAGACCGTCGTCGACGAGTTCGCGCGCGTCCTCCGCCCCGGCGGCCGACTGCTCCTCTGTGAGGGGACGACCGAGTGGGTCGGGGAGAATCCGGACTGGTTCGACAGCGGAACCGGGATGGCCTGGGAGATAGCCGGTGCCGAAGCGACCGACCGCCAACTGCTGTCGGCCGGGTTCGCGGTGACCGACCGCTGGGGGCTGCCGGAGTCGCTGTCCGACGACGCGGACGCAGTCGGTGAGAACGACGACGCGGACGCGGCGAACGAGGCGGAATCGTCGGACGACCCGTGGACGTTCTTCGCTGCGCGGCTACCCGAATAG
- a CDS encoding DUF7577 domain-containing protein: MEIVFRLAVAALVIVMPSVLFVGFYRGMLMLRDDRLIERVYDGHRRRTGGSLAPEEFVPDRAAPKRGTPNLPGQEGVPCPDCGTPNPRGVTYCQGCLEKLD; encoded by the coding sequence ATGGAGATCGTCTTCCGCCTCGCCGTGGCGGCCCTCGTGATCGTGATGCCGTCGGTGCTGTTCGTCGGATTCTACCGGGGGATGTTGATGTTACGTGACGACCGACTCATCGAACGGGTCTACGACGGCCACCGCCGACGGACGGGTGGGTCGCTCGCACCGGAGGAGTTCGTCCCGGATCGCGCGGCACCGAAGCGCGGGACGCCGAACCTGCCGGGACAGGAGGGCGTACCCTGTCCGGACTGCGGGACGCCGAACCCGCGGGGCGTCACCTACTGTCAGGGCTGTCTGGAGAAACTGGACTAA
- a CDS encoding Sec-independent protein translocase subunit TatA/TatB, whose product MFTIVPLFPGLPGGPELLIILAVVVLLFGANKIPKLARSTGQAMGEFRRGREEIETELRAGVSDSEAERDEEITEKESASA is encoded by the coding sequence ATGTTTACCATCGTTCCCCTGTTCCCCGGCCTGCCGGGTGGCCCGGAACTGCTCATCATCCTCGCCGTCGTCGTCCTGCTGTTCGGCGCGAACAAGATCCCCAAACTCGCACGGTCGACCGGACAGGCGATGGGCGAGTTCCGGCGCGGCAGAGAAGAGATCGAGACCGAACTGCGGGCCGGCGTGAGTGACTCCGAGGCCGAACGCGACGAGGAGATCACCGAGAAAGAATCTGCGAGCGCCTGA